The Anaerolineae bacterium genome includes the window GAAGCGCGCCGGCAGGAGCTGGAGAAGCTTCAGGAGCGCATTGCCGGCGAGATCAATGCCGCTCTGCTGGGCAAGAGCGTCGAGGTACTGGTGGAGGAGCGGCAGAAGGGCCGCTGGCGCGGCAGAACCAGGCAGAACAAGCTGGTCTTCTTTGAGAGCGAGGAGGAACTGGCCGGCGCGCTGGTGGACGTGCGCATCACCTGGGCCGGCCCTTGGTCCCTCATCGGCGAGCTGGAGCGGATAAAGGCTCGAACACCGTGAATGCCAGCGGTTGAACAGCGCCGGCCGTGCCGGCATATACCCGCATCTCCGCCGGCTCCATCAGCACCACCGCAACAGGGTGCTTCTCGGGGCCGGCTGTCGTTTCCTCTTCCGCCCATGCGCGCAGGAAATCCAGCCCTTTTTCCCAACCCATCCAGCCGCTGTTGGCCCGCAGTTTGGCCTGCGCGCGCTCCGCGCGTTCTTCGGCGGCGCTGAACAGTGCGGAGGGGAGGACGGGGAGTTGGACCGCGGCCAGGGTCGGGTGGCGGAAAAGGCCGGCGGCGAAAATGGTGTTGGCGTCCGATGCCAGCGGTTCCTGCATGCGGGCGGACCACTCGACGCCGGCGGCTGAAACCTCGCCGGCGAACACCACCTGCGCCCCGCCGCTGTGCGGCTGTCCCATGCTCCAGCGCAGTGCCTCCTGGCTGGCGGCGGCCTGTTCCAGCGCGCCGCGCAGGATAAGGGATGCCGGCAGGCCGGCCGGGGAACTGTCGCTGGTGCGCGCCGGCAGGGCCCAGCCGGCGACGTGCGCCTCATTCAGGCCGGCCACGCCCCCCAACCAGCCGGGCAGGCCCAGGGTCGCGTTCTCCAGCCCATCGTCCGGCCGGCGCACCACCCACACCAGGGAAGCACCTTCCGCCGGCCGCCAGCCGGCCCCCAACAGCGCCTGGCCGGAGACAACCGCCGGCCC containing:
- a CDS encoding TRAM domain-containing protein, which produces EARRQELEKLQERIAGEINAALLGKSVEVLVEERQKGRWRGRTRQNKLVFFESEEELAGALVDVRITWAGPWSLIGELERIKARTP